A stretch of the Kroppenstedtia eburnea genome encodes the following:
- the yajC gene encoding preprotein translocase subunit YajC, whose amino-acid sequence MQGLGSFLPLILIIAVFYFLLIRPQQKHKKERNAMLSALKKGDKIITIGGLHGTITDLTEDRVTLKVNDNSRLVFERSAVNTVVNADDGNEEKEEKEEKKES is encoded by the coding sequence ATGCAAGGTTTAGGTTCATTTCTCCCCTTGATTCTGATCATCGCTGTTTTTTATTTTCTGTTGATCCGTCCGCAACAGAAACATAAGAAGGAGCGGAACGCGATGTTGTCCGCCCTCAAAAAAGGAGACAAGATTATCACCATCGGTGGCTTGCATGGAACGATCACCGATCTGACGGAAGATCGTGTCACCCTGAAGGTGAACGACAACAGCCGCCTGGTCTTTGAGCGTTCTGCCGTCAATACGGTGGTCAACGCTGATGACGGAAATGAAGAGAAGGAAGAAAAGGAAGAGAAAAAAGAAAGTTGA